A stretch of the Nothobranchius furzeri strain GRZ-AD chromosome 5, NfurGRZ-RIMD1, whole genome shotgun sequence genome encodes the following:
- the hexim1 gene encoding protein HEXIM1 has product MTEPMEQTHDLETLGSPSGGRSGDALEHHPANNHAAPQNGDRGRQRAQNHQRRAESCEDINRDELWQMKGGPREVCPSSAAGNQLLKYPNAAQPHKTPDGRSSGVINHNLRGNRALQVTFNQIQVESLHIDSDTGLDARLGKKRHRRRNSKKKRNWKPYNKLSWEEKKALEERETVRASRMREEMFAKGLPVAPYNTTQFLMDEHDREEPDLNTETGARRSSGVGGRMEDTGSDDEDFCDNEEDDDDDGSGGGSDGIGRPGNAGGEFLQRDFSETYEKYHVESLQNMTKQELLQEYLELEKCMSRLEEENNRLRRAVEPLAAPESSQVRIREMERELESLKAQNTELLLQSQPSRDRAQVATN; this is encoded by the coding sequence ATGACAGAGCCAATGGAGCAGACCCATGACCTGGAAACTTTGGGCAGCCCATCAGGTGGGAGAAGCGGGGACGCTTTGGAGCATCACCCAGCCAACAACCATGCTGCACCACAGAACGGCGACAGGGGGCGACAGAGAGCGCAGAATCATCAGCGGCGGGCGGAGAGCTGCGAGGACATCAACAGAGACGAGTTATGGCAAATGAAAGGCGGACCGAGGGAGGTGTGCCCTTCCTCAGCAGCCGGAAACCAGCTTCTCAAGTACCCGAATGCAGCCCAGCCTCACAAGACACCCGACGGCCGCTCCTCGGGGGTCATTAATCACAACCTACGCGGGAACCGAGCGCTGCAGGTGACTTTTAACCAGATTCAGGTGGAGAGTTTGCACATCGACTCCGACACTGGCTTGGATGCGCGACTGGGAAAGAAGCGGCACAGGCGCAGGAACTCCAAGAAGAAGCGCAACTGGAAGCCTTACAACAAACTTTCATGGGAGGAGAAGAAAGCCCTGGAGGAGAGAGAGACCGTGAGGGCTTCGCGGATGAGAGAGGAGATGTTCGCCAAAGGGCTCCCGGTCGCTCCCTACAACACCACCCAGTTCCTGATGGACGAGCACGACCGAGAGGAACCCGACCTCAACACCGAGACCGGGGCCAGGCGGTCTTCGGGGGTCGGTGGTCGCATGGAAGACACCGGTAGCGACGATGAGGACTTTTGTGACAAcgaagaagacgacgacgatgacggcAGCGGCGGAGGCAGCGATGGGATCGGGAGGCCCGGGAATGCTGGCGGGGAGTTCCTCCAGAGGGACTTCTCTGAGACCTATGAGAAGTACCACGTCGAGAGCCTGCAGAACATGACCAAGCAGGAACTGCTGCAGGAGTACCTGGAGCTGGAGAAATGCATGTCCCGGCTGGAGGAGGAGAACAACCGGCTGAGGCGTGCCGTGGAGCCTCTGGCCGCACCGGAGAGCTCCCAGGTCCGGATCAGAGAGATGGAGCGGGAGCTGGAGAGCCTGAAAGCTCAGAACACGGAGCTGCTTCTGCAGAGTCAGCCCAGCAGGGACAGGGCTCAGGTGGCTACAAACTAG